In Hahella sp. KA22, one genomic interval encodes:
- a CDS encoding 4-oxalocrotonate tautomerase family protein, with protein MPVVTIAQSPGRSLEQKRELVKKITDAFVTSYGVKPESVTIFLQDYDDSNWGKAGLLHVDAKAGKDG; from the coding sequence ATGCCCGTCGTCACTATCGCACAATCCCCTGGCCGCTCCTTGGAGCAAAAACGGGAGTTGGTGAAAAAGATTACCGACGCCTTTGTGACCAGCTACGGAGTAAAGCCGGAGTCGGTCACTATATTTTTACAGGACTACGACGACAGCAATTGGGGAAAAGCCGGTTTGTTGCACGTTGACGCCAAAGCCGGCAAAGACGGGTAA
- a CDS encoding MaoC/PaaZ C-terminal domain-containing protein, whose product MAKSMRDLQVGENLGESRWVKVDQALIDQFADCTRDRQWIHVDEERCREESPYGQPIAHGFLALSLLPGLLYELISPPEDGYALINYGLEQVRFLEAVRSGDEIRLEAMLESIQQKSSGTLYRINCAARINHREKPALAAALLVLCAELKQ is encoded by the coding sequence ATGGCTAAATCGATGCGGGACCTTCAGGTAGGCGAAAATTTGGGCGAAAGTCGGTGGGTGAAAGTCGATCAGGCGTTAATTGATCAGTTTGCCGACTGCACTCGTGACAGGCAGTGGATTCATGTGGATGAGGAGCGCTGTCGAGAAGAAAGTCCTTACGGACAGCCCATTGCTCATGGCTTTTTGGCGCTGTCGCTGTTGCCTGGGCTGTTATACGAGTTGATCTCTCCGCCAGAGGACGGTTACGCGCTGATTAATTATGGTCTGGAGCAAGTCCGCTTTCTTGAGGCGGTGCGGAGCGGCGATGAAATCCGTTTGGAAGCAATGTTGGAGAGTATTCAGCAAAAATCGAGTGGAACACTTTATCGGATAAATTGCGCGGCGCGCATCAATCATCGCGAAAAGCCCGCCCTGGCGGCTGCATTATTGGTGTTGTGTGCGGAGCTGAAGCAGTAG
- a CDS encoding alpha-hydroxy acid oxidase, producing the protein MEPVCIEDWEELARRRLAPEIYDFIAGGAGLERSLQENIRALERVKLISRVLRGVSDVDTSAPRLSPLQSARTPATPLIVAPSAHHQLAHPDGERATLAAANQCGAPLIVSTMSDTPLETLCQHSTEPVMFQLYLYKDRGRNRDMIQQAQDAGCSALALTVDAPRMGARLRDRRNGFDVKRYQKRADRFGEPLSSEPPVLGQSGVAAFVAEQLEPALSWADVDWVKNQTRMPLILKGVLHPQDAEIALEHDVDALYLSNHGGRQLDHHVSAIDMLPSIRRRVGESMPLIVDGGIRSGADILKALALGADAVGVGRPALWGLASAGAQGVAAVLRQLIDDLALSMHLCGCASLADINQEIIWTEHPSYQGETL; encoded by the coding sequence ATGGAGCCGGTTTGTATTGAGGATTGGGAAGAGCTAGCCAGACGCCGCTTAGCGCCGGAAATTTACGACTTTATCGCTGGCGGCGCGGGGCTTGAGCGGTCTTTGCAGGAAAATATCCGCGCCCTGGAGCGGGTCAAACTGATTTCCCGAGTGCTGCGCGGCGTTAGCGATGTCGATACAAGCGCGCCGCGTTTATCGCCACTCCAGAGCGCCCGCACACCCGCCACCCCGCTGATCGTCGCTCCCAGCGCACACCATCAGCTCGCTCACCCTGACGGCGAGCGGGCGACCCTGGCGGCCGCTAACCAATGTGGCGCGCCACTCATCGTCAGCACCATGTCAGACACGCCGCTGGAAACCCTCTGCCAACATTCCACAGAGCCGGTCATGTTTCAGCTCTATCTGTACAAAGATCGCGGACGCAATCGAGACATGATTCAGCAGGCGCAGGACGCCGGCTGCAGCGCCCTGGCGCTCACCGTTGACGCGCCACGCATGGGCGCGCGGCTACGGGATCGTCGCAATGGCTTCGACGTTAAACGCTATCAAAAACGCGCAGACCGGTTTGGCGAGCCACTATCCAGTGAGCCCCCTGTTCTCGGACAGTCCGGCGTCGCCGCCTTCGTCGCAGAACAGCTCGAACCGGCGCTTTCCTGGGCCGATGTGGACTGGGTGAAAAATCAGACCCGCATGCCGCTGATATTGAAAGGCGTATTGCATCCGCAGGATGCGGAAATTGCACTGGAACACGACGTCGACGCTTTATATCTATCGAATCACGGCGGCCGTCAACTTGATCACCATGTTTCCGCCATCGACATGCTGCCCAGCATACGTCGGCGCGTAGGCGAGTCCATGCCGCTCATTGTGGACGGAGGCATACGCAGCGGCGCCGACATTCTTAAAGCTCTGGCCCTGGGCGCCGACGCAGTGGGCGTAGGCCGCCCGGCGCTGTGGGGACTCGCCTCAGCTGGCGCGCAAGGCGTCGCCGCCGTGTTACGACAACTCATCGATGATCTGGCGCTCAGCATGCACCTTTGCGGCTGCGCTTCGCTTGCGGACATCAACCAGGAAATTATTTGGACCGAACACCCCTCATATCAAGGAGAAACCCTATGA
- a CDS encoding acyl-CoA dehydrogenase C-terminal domain-containing protein: protein MLNYKAPQRDVAFVMDELLGFFEHYEKLGFADATPDMVQAILQEGGKFAENILAPLNAAGDTEGCSWNDGVVTTPKGFKEAYQQYVEGGWPAMSQPLEYDGQGLPYSLSSILSEWFSGANHAWAMYPGLSQGCIETILAHGSDSQKQRFLPHLIAGRWTGTMCLTEPHCGSDLGLLKTKAEPQSDGAYAITGTKIFISAGDHDLSDNIVHVVLARLPDAPAGTKGISLFIVPKFNVSDSGEITTSNTLSCGSLEHKMGIKGSATCVMNFDGARGYLIGEPNRGLNCMFTFMNAARVGVGLEGLAATEAAFQGAISYARDRLQMRSLRGPVNKDRPADPIIVHPDVRRMLLTQKAIREGGRALAMYCTQQIDLTLYSEDADVKAAAEAKLALLTPIVKAFLTETAQECTSYGMQVYGGHGFIKEWGMEQLARDTRICTMYEGTTGIQAIDLLARKIIGSQGELLRQFVNEIRAFCETQNTARHFSVWTDALLQHLDEWRQLAQSVAEKAQTNPDEIGAASVEFLMYSGYVCLAYFWLRIAVTAKEKLETQSGDSGFYQAKLHTAEFYFERLLPRTRSLAASVKAGADSLMALPEELFHLD from the coding sequence ATGTTGAACTACAAAGCTCCGCAGCGTGATGTGGCGTTTGTGATGGATGAACTGCTGGGTTTCTTTGAGCATTACGAAAAACTGGGGTTCGCGGATGCAACGCCGGATATGGTGCAGGCGATCCTGCAGGAGGGCGGTAAATTTGCGGAGAATATCCTGGCGCCGCTGAATGCGGCGGGAGATACGGAAGGCTGCTCTTGGAATGACGGTGTAGTAACAACGCCTAAAGGGTTTAAAGAAGCCTATCAACAATATGTCGAGGGCGGCTGGCCAGCCATGTCGCAGCCGTTAGAGTACGATGGCCAAGGCTTGCCCTATTCCCTGTCAAGTATTCTGTCCGAGTGGTTCTCCGGCGCCAATCACGCCTGGGCCATGTACCCGGGACTGAGCCAGGGCTGTATTGAAACCATCCTGGCTCATGGTTCGGATTCACAAAAGCAGCGCTTCTTACCTCATCTGATTGCAGGCCGCTGGACCGGCACCATGTGTCTGACAGAACCCCACTGCGGATCAGATCTGGGGCTGCTGAAAACCAAAGCTGAACCGCAATCCGACGGCGCTTACGCAATAACCGGAACAAAAATATTCATCTCCGCCGGCGACCATGATCTGTCCGACAACATCGTCCATGTCGTCCTGGCTCGTCTACCGGACGCGCCAGCGGGCACCAAAGGGATTTCCCTGTTTATCGTCCCCAAATTCAATGTGTCCGACAGCGGCGAAATCACGACATCCAATACGTTATCCTGCGGTTCCCTTGAACATAAGATGGGCATCAAAGGCAGCGCCACCTGCGTCATGAATTTCGACGGCGCTCGCGGCTATTTGATCGGCGAGCCCAACCGCGGTCTCAACTGCATGTTCACCTTCATGAACGCGGCTCGCGTCGGCGTAGGGCTGGAAGGTCTGGCGGCCACGGAAGCGGCGTTTCAAGGCGCAATCAGCTACGCTCGCGATCGCCTGCAAATGCGCTCGCTCAGAGGCCCCGTCAACAAGGACAGACCCGCAGACCCAATCATCGTGCACCCCGACGTACGGCGCATGCTGCTGACGCAAAAAGCAATCCGCGAAGGCGGACGCGCCCTGGCGATGTATTGCACCCAGCAAATCGACCTGACGCTATACAGCGAAGACGCTGACGTCAAAGCCGCCGCAGAAGCGAAGCTGGCGCTGCTGACGCCAATCGTCAAAGCCTTTTTGACGGAAACAGCCCAGGAGTGCACAAGCTACGGCATGCAGGTCTACGGCGGCCACGGCTTTATCAAGGAATGGGGCATGGAGCAGCTGGCCAGGGATACCCGCATCTGCACCATGTATGAAGGCACCACAGGCATTCAGGCCATAGACTTGCTGGCTCGCAAAATCATCGGCAGCCAGGGAGAGCTGCTGCGCCAGTTCGTCAATGAGATACGCGCGTTTTGCGAAACTCAGAACACCGCTCGCCACTTCAGTGTCTGGACGGACGCACTTCTGCAGCACTTGGATGAGTGGCGGCAACTTGCTCAGAGCGTTGCAGAAAAGGCTCAGACCAACCCGGATGAAATCGGCGCGGCGTCAGTCGAATTTCTGATGTATTCCGGCTACGTTTGCCTGGCTTATTTCTGGTTACGTATAGCAGTGACCGCTAAAGAGAAACTGGAAACGCAAAGCGGCGACAGTGGCTTCTATCAAGCCAAACTGCACACGGCGGAGTTTTACTTTGAGCGTCTGCTGCCCCGCACCCGCTCACTCGCAGCGAGCGTCAAAGCCGGCGCGGACAGCTTGATGGCGCTGCCAGAAGAATTGTTCCATCTCGACTGA
- a CDS encoding DMT family transporter — MTAFLYIACILLWGTSWIAIHMQLGEVPILTSIFYRFAIAALLLLPALILLKKIQKTQPVDHLWFAGQGLCFFSLNFLCFYHATQYIPSGIVAIIFSTVLLFNSVNRWLFLRQSTSQSEFIGIAFGIVGIVLLFWRELTQQNFGADFFTGMLFALLGTLIFSLGNMISVRNGAKGITPLTGNGYSMAYGAMVLLIAVFATDTPLKFSFTSQYIFSLLYLAIFASVLGFTIYLTLVNKIGINKAAYCMVAFPVVAILISTLFEDYRWDATTFSGVGVIIFGNFLMVSKLWWRPASLARQQS, encoded by the coding sequence ATGACCGCTTTTTTATATATCGCCTGCATTCTGCTGTGGGGCACGTCATGGATCGCTATCCACATGCAGTTAGGCGAAGTTCCCATTCTGACTTCCATTTTCTATCGCTTCGCCATCGCCGCGTTACTGCTGCTTCCAGCCCTGATTCTGCTTAAAAAAATCCAGAAGACCCAGCCTGTCGACCACCTGTGGTTCGCCGGGCAGGGGCTGTGCTTTTTTTCCCTGAATTTTCTGTGCTTCTATCACGCCACCCAATACATTCCCAGCGGCATCGTCGCGATCATTTTCTCCACCGTATTGTTATTCAACAGCGTCAATCGCTGGCTATTTCTGCGCCAAAGTACTTCGCAAAGCGAGTTCATCGGCATCGCCTTCGGCATTGTTGGCATTGTGCTTCTGTTCTGGCGGGAGCTGACGCAACAAAATTTTGGCGCGGACTTTTTCACCGGCATGTTATTCGCGTTGCTAGGCACTCTGATCTTCTCACTGGGCAACATGATCTCCGTGCGTAATGGAGCCAAGGGCATCACGCCGCTCACTGGCAACGGCTATTCAATGGCTTACGGCGCCATGGTGCTGTTAATTGCCGTATTCGCCACCGACACGCCGCTCAAGTTCAGCTTCACTTCCCAATATATTTTCAGCCTGCTGTATCTGGCGATTTTCGCGTCAGTGCTCGGCTTTACGATCTATCTGACTCTGGTGAATAAGATCGGCATCAACAAAGCCGCGTATTGCATGGTGGCTTTTCCGGTCGTCGCCATACTGATCTCCACGCTGTTTGAAGACTATCGCTGGGACGCCACAACTTTCTCAGGCGTTGGCGTCATCATCTTCGGTAATTTCCTGATGGTCTCCAAACTCTGGTGGCGTCCCGCCTCGCTGGCCAGACAACAAAGCTGA
- a CDS encoding AI-2E family transporter: MQRNLEDRSFLLLLLAVTFGFGLLILPFFYAIFWAAMLAILFAPLHRWLIRRFPGRDNVSALLTLLASVLIVVIPLAVMMTMLAKEGARVYQQVSSGEIQLQVLVDKARATMPVIQELAERFEIDLGNVKQMLSQAALTGSKFFATQAFNFGQEYLQFTVSFVLMLYLTFFFLRDGRSLIQLLIRALPLGDTREIHLFQKFAEVSRATVKGNLVVAMVQGSLGGLIFWALGIKGALLWGVVMVVLSLLPAVGSALVWGPAAAYLFFSGDVFKGVVLVLFGFFVIGLVDNVLRPVLVGRDTKMPDYLVLLSTLGGLSLFGLNGFVLGPVLTALFLAFWQIFMEEFNNGEDETFVDEDEASGV, from the coding sequence ATGCAACGAAATCTTGAAGACCGATCCTTTTTGCTGCTGTTGCTGGCTGTAACCTTTGGGTTTGGACTGCTGATCCTGCCGTTCTTTTACGCCATTTTCTGGGCGGCGATGTTGGCCATTCTGTTCGCGCCGCTGCACCGTTGGCTGATTCGGCGATTTCCCGGCAGGGATAACGTCAGCGCGCTGCTGACATTGCTGGCCAGCGTGCTGATCGTGGTGATTCCGCTGGCGGTGATGATGACAATGCTGGCGAAGGAGGGGGCCAGAGTCTACCAGCAGGTAAGCTCCGGCGAGATACAGTTACAGGTGCTGGTGGACAAAGCCAGAGCCACGATGCCGGTGATTCAGGAACTGGCTGAACGCTTCGAGATTGATCTGGGCAACGTCAAGCAAATGCTGTCGCAGGCGGCGTTGACGGGCAGTAAATTTTTCGCCACCCAGGCGTTCAACTTTGGGCAGGAGTACCTGCAATTCACTGTCAGCTTTGTGTTGATGCTGTATCTGACTTTTTTCTTTTTAAGAGACGGTCGCAGCTTGATACAGCTGTTGATTCGCGCTCTGCCTTTGGGGGACACCCGGGAAATTCATCTTTTTCAAAAGTTTGCGGAAGTGTCTCGGGCGACAGTGAAGGGGAACCTTGTAGTGGCGATGGTTCAGGGCTCCCTGGGAGGTTTGATCTTTTGGGCGCTGGGCATCAAAGGCGCGCTGTTGTGGGGCGTGGTGATGGTGGTGCTGTCCTTATTGCCGGCGGTGGGGTCTGCGCTGGTATGGGGGCCGGCGGCGGCATACCTGTTTTTTAGCGGCGATGTTTTCAAAGGCGTTGTGCTGGTGTTGTTCGGCTTCTTTGTCATAGGGCTGGTGGATAATGTGCTACGCCCGGTGCTGGTGGGACGCGACACCAAAATGCCTGACTATCTTGTGCTGTTGTCGACCTTGGGCGGCCTGTCGTTATTCGGCTTGAACGGATTCGTGTTGGGGCCAGTGCTGACTGCGTTGTTTCTGGCGTTCTGGCAGATTTTTATGGAAGAGTTCAATAACGGCGAAGACGAGACCTTCGTCGATGAAGACGAGGCGTCTGGAGTTTGA
- a CDS encoding VOC family protein: MTTGWESMSKLMLRHKAKKIDHVAIAVLDLEQAIGYFSMMGFTLSDRMTTTGAHSAMHSAVMEAGPIKFVLLEGANETSQITRFINEYGPGPQHIAIEVENVEGLCKELEKQGLDFSTKTIKGPDLIQRFTVRCPNSGVMIEFIERNEEEGFSEQNVEDLFRQLEASDAY, from the coding sequence ATGACGACAGGTTGGGAAAGTATGTCTAAGTTAATGCTCAGGCATAAGGCGAAAAAAATCGATCACGTTGCCATTGCGGTACTGGATCTGGAGCAGGCCATCGGCTATTTCAGCATGATGGGATTCACCCTCTCAGATCGCATGACCACTACCGGCGCGCACAGCGCCATGCACTCCGCCGTCATGGAAGCCGGACCGATCAAGTTCGTCCTGCTGGAAGGCGCCAACGAAACCTCTCAGATTACGCGTTTCATCAACGAATACGGTCCCGGTCCACAACACATCGCCATTGAAGTGGAGAACGTCGAAGGCCTGTGCAAGGAATTGGAAAAACAGGGACTGGACTTCAGCACCAAAACCATCAAAGGCCCGGACCTCATCCAGCGCTTCACCGTGCGCTGCCCCAACTCCGGAGTCATGATCGAGTTCATAGAAAGAAACGAGGAAGAAGGCTTTTCGGAGCAGAACGTGGAAGACCTGTTCCGCCAACTGGAAGCCAGCGACGCCTACTGA
- a CDS encoding phytanoyl-CoA dioxygenase family protein, whose product MYIAEYPLSEHEHALLPSDEDVRFYQEHGWFMTGKVFTDEELDAFAQESRDYYAGKRDRRLPTMPSTLAYWTPEDGDVARNNDYVHYESDTFRRLLTKPIIGAIAARLAQTDEIRVWNSALITKPARGDFAAEGMFRPVVPWHKDAHYWSTCTSSKLLTAFINFYDCFEGMGALEMIDGSHRWREVDANDSVTRHFGRRSIDELQTMLEETAQLNGDTVRKIPMTSKRGHISFHNCHTFHGSSPNYSQVNRVSISLHLQDGGNTYKRHTLEDGSALKYNNDYFCRQNSNGDPDYTDPDFCPQIWKE is encoded by the coding sequence GTGTATATAGCGGAATACCCACTGAGCGAGCATGAACATGCTCTGTTGCCCAGCGATGAGGATGTGCGTTTTTACCAGGAGCACGGCTGGTTCATGACCGGCAAGGTGTTCACCGACGAAGAGCTGGACGCCTTCGCTCAGGAAAGTCGCGATTATTATGCAGGCAAGCGCGACAGACGCTTGCCGACCATGCCTTCCACATTGGCGTACTGGACCCCGGAAGATGGCGACGTCGCTCGCAACAATGACTACGTGCATTATGAAAGCGATACATTCCGGCGCTTGCTTACCAAACCAATCATTGGCGCCATCGCCGCCCGGCTGGCGCAGACAGACGAAATTCGCGTGTGGAACAGCGCGCTGATCACCAAACCCGCCCGAGGCGACTTTGCGGCGGAAGGGATGTTTCGCCCCGTCGTCCCCTGGCATAAAGACGCCCATTACTGGTCAACCTGCACATCCAGCAAACTGCTGACCGCCTTTATCAACTTTTATGATTGCTTCGAAGGCATGGGAGCGCTGGAAATGATCGATGGCAGCCATCGCTGGCGGGAAGTCGACGCCAACGACAGCGTCACCCGCCACTTCGGACGACGCAGCATCGATGAGCTGCAAACCATGCTGGAGGAAACTGCCCAACTTAATGGCGACACCGTCAGAAAAATACCCATGACCAGCAAACGCGGCCATATCAGCTTCCATAACTGCCACACCTTTCATGGCAGCTCCCCCAACTACAGCCAGGTTAATCGAGTCTCGATTTCGCTTCACCTGCAGGACGGCGGCAACACCTACAAGCGCCACACGTTGGAGGACGGCTCCGCGCTGAAATACAACAACGATTATTTCTGCCGCCAAAACAGCAACGGCGACCCGGACTACACCGATCCGGATTTCTGCCCGCAAATCTGGAAGGAGTAA
- a CDS encoding Na+/H+ antiporter NhaC family protein, translating to MSQASPLALLPLALFLALFVGSGLWYQSEGVEYAFYQISAPVAILPAILLAVMMARGTLNERIETFIKGVGDNTIITMVLIYLLAGGFASVAKAVGGVDATVNFGLSVIPPSLVLPGLFIITAFVATAMGTSMGTIAAIAPIAVGVADATELPMLLTIGTVVGGAMFGDNLSIISDTTIAATRTQGCEMRDKFKLNFMIAAPAAALTLIWLYFQSSNAVVEAPKDYELIRILPYVAVLALAVLGVNVMLVLFSGIVLAGGIGLFMQPDYNVASWSKDIYAGYTGMQEILILSLLIGGLGAMMKSQGGLDWLAKTIDRISRLGGAKQHTCRAGELSISATVALTNVCTANNTVAILLSGSLAKDIADRYQVDPRRSASLMDIFSCVVQGIIPYGAQALLASSLAKVSPVELIGNIQYCWLLGLMALISIVIGLPKGKVQS from the coding sequence ATGTCCCAAGCATCTCCCTTAGCTTTGCTTCCGCTAGCGCTGTTTCTGGCGCTGTTTGTCGGCAGCGGCCTCTGGTATCAGTCAGAGGGCGTTGAGTACGCCTTTTATCAAATCTCCGCGCCGGTCGCGATCCTGCCCGCTATTCTATTGGCGGTAATGATGGCGCGCGGAACCTTGAATGAGCGCATAGAAACCTTTATCAAGGGCGTCGGCGACAACACAATCATCACCATGGTTCTGATTTATCTGCTGGCGGGCGGTTTCGCCAGCGTCGCCAAAGCCGTGGGCGGCGTGGATGCTACAGTTAATTTCGGGCTCAGCGTGATACCGCCTTCTCTGGTATTGCCAGGACTGTTCATCATCACCGCTTTCGTCGCCACCGCTATGGGCACTTCCATGGGCACCATCGCCGCCATTGCTCCCATTGCAGTTGGCGTCGCTGACGCAACGGAACTCCCCATGCTGCTGACCATCGGCACCGTGGTAGGGGGCGCCATGTTCGGCGACAACCTGTCTATTATTTCCGACACCACCATCGCCGCCACTCGCACCCAAGGCTGCGAAATGCGCGACAAGTTCAAACTGAACTTCATGATTGCAGCGCCAGCGGCGGCGCTGACCTTAATCTGGTTGTACTTCCAGAGCAGTAACGCCGTGGTGGAAGCGCCAAAGGACTACGAATTGATCCGCATCCTGCCCTATGTCGCCGTGCTGGCGCTGGCGGTATTGGGCGTCAACGTTATGCTGGTGCTGTTCAGCGGCATTGTGCTGGCGGGTGGGATTGGTCTGTTCATGCAGCCTGACTACAACGTGGCGTCCTGGTCCAAAGACATTTACGCAGGATACACAGGCATGCAGGAAATCCTGATCCTATCCCTGTTGATCGGCGGCCTCGGCGCCATGATGAAGTCACAGGGCGGCCTGGATTGGCTGGCGAAGACCATCGACCGCATCAGCCGTCTTGGCGGAGCCAAGCAGCACACCTGCCGCGCCGGCGAATTGAGCATCAGCGCTACTGTCGCTCTGACCAACGTCTGCACCGCCAATAACACCGTCGCGATTCTACTGTCCGGAAGTCTGGCGAAAGATATCGCCGACCGCTATCAGGTCGACCCACGTCGCAGCGCCAGCTTAATGGATATCTTCTCCTGCGTGGTCCAGGGCATCATCCCCTACGGCGCACAAGCCCTGCTGGCGTCATCCCTGGCCAAAGTCTCTCCAGTAGAACTGATCGGCAACATTCAGTATTGCTGGCTGCTGGGGCTCATGGCGCTGATATCAATCGTCATTGGACTGCCTAAAGGCAAAGTCCAAAGTTAA
- a CDS encoding PLP-dependent aminotransferase family protein yields the protein MNAMQPQDEREELPLHASLADPCLNSMTFLNDIAGQYPDAISFAPGRPIETDFRIDDISRYLHCYVEHLTQQERRPESAVITQLFQYGPSEGHIRGLIADMLEKTDGVICRPEDIVVTSGAQEGMILTLRALFADPHDVLLVPQPVYVGIIGAARLLDIRVETFDVHDQGVAISDIENKIQALEAEGHKVKALYINADFCNPTGVSLPLSQRMDLVWLSHTYNFTVLEDNPYGIFGAASAIKPTLASLDRNGRSVAYLGSFSKTLFPGVRMGFVVSRRLAQALTKIKSMLTLNTSPICQAVVGGVLLECKGDLRLHCESRIHFYQNNLKHLLHQLEVAFPKGSPLRSQITWNRPDGGFFLVLTLPFTVNLKQLKASAEQHGVLWAPMEMFYSPPRESNEIRLSFSYLTPEQISEGVSRLRDFIKERLALRTPETAAAS from the coding sequence ATGAACGCGATGCAACCTCAGGATGAACGCGAAGAGCTGCCGCTGCATGCATCCCTGGCGGACCCATGCCTTAACTCCATGACCTTTCTCAACGATATCGCCGGGCAATATCCCGACGCGATATCGTTCGCGCCCGGGCGCCCGATAGAGACGGACTTTCGGATCGATGATATCAGCCGTTATCTGCACTGCTATGTCGAGCATCTCACCCAGCAGGAGCGCAGGCCTGAAAGCGCAGTCATTACCCAGTTGTTTCAATACGGCCCGTCGGAAGGACATATTCGCGGGCTCATCGCCGATATGCTGGAGAAAACCGACGGCGTTATCTGTCGTCCCGAAGATATCGTGGTCACCTCCGGCGCGCAGGAAGGAATGATTCTGACTTTACGCGCTCTGTTTGCTGATCCGCACGATGTCCTGTTGGTCCCGCAGCCGGTGTACGTCGGTATTATCGGCGCCGCCAGACTGCTGGACATTCGGGTCGAAACCTTCGATGTCCACGATCAGGGCGTGGCGATCAGTGACATCGAAAACAAGATCCAGGCGCTGGAGGCGGAAGGCCATAAGGTCAAAGCGCTGTATATCAACGCCGACTTCTGCAACCCCACAGGGGTCTCGCTGCCTCTCAGCCAGCGCATGGATCTGGTCTGGCTCTCCCACACTTACAACTTCACTGTACTGGAAGACAATCCTTACGGTATTTTCGGCGCGGCGAGCGCCATCAAGCCGACGCTGGCGTCCCTGGACAGAAACGGCCGCTCCGTGGCGTACCTGGGCTCGTTCTCCAAAACTCTGTTTCCAGGCGTGCGCATGGGGTTTGTTGTATCCCGGCGACTGGCGCAAGCGCTTACCAAAATCAAAAGCATGCTGACGCTTAATACATCGCCGATCTGTCAGGCAGTGGTTGGCGGCGTGTTGCTGGAATGCAAGGGCGATCTGCGATTGCATTGCGAGAGCAGAATCCATTTCTATCAGAACAATCTCAAGCATTTGCTGCATCAGCTTGAGGTCGCCTTTCCCAAAGGTTCGCCCCTGCGTTCGCAAATCACCTGGAATAGACCGGACGGCGGCTTTTTTCTCGTGCTCACGCTGCCCTTCACTGTTAACCTGAAGCAGCTAAAAGCCTCAGCGGAGCAACACGGCGTACTTTGGGCGCCTATGGAGATGTTTTACTCGCCCCCCAGAGAGTCCAATGAAATCAGGCTCTCATTCAGTTACCTGACGCCAGAGCAGATCAGCGAAGGAGTTTCACGCCTGCGCGACTTTATCAAGGAACGTCTGGCCCTGCGCACGCCCGAAACGGCGGCCGCCAGCTAG